In Chaetodon trifascialis isolate fChaTrf1 chromosome 23, fChaTrf1.hap1, whole genome shotgun sequence, the following proteins share a genomic window:
- the snapc2 gene encoding snRNA-activating protein complex subunit 2 isoform X2 yields MKPPPRTRNKPDRNLKPESVPKRSGKIVCAWQQAEQKKLLNALKRLTRTATGDGDVDYAFVKKNVPTRSISEVHSVVESLKNKVISHASFKLKRKQWEERRVRKPIEVWTQMASAVAGTLEEPISTAFSQMLIVSSTEPRTLKNCDPPQVHRPPKDKDGSISRTVPLRPMLHLPVQGEHPGTNTAQPPHVVKTAAPSMGPVLRVSNSKIPPPQQQLSTTFETSPAAILTAPLAFPQTVTPATGQVRPSSSPAAVVNSIGSSVIQTTKQPSEQHPITNSTTCTTPSAAASSSSANSSCSTPPMSTPAAVLHARFGCTSKYATKDSPRMVGVKCVVDFERIYRYLSVIPKSNEECSLTPMESAIVLDLLMSLPEELPLLDCNKLHKHLIQDQPHIQPPTKQHISPRHRLCSKNHCRTY; encoded by the exons ATGAAGCCGCCTCCTCGCACACGAAATAAACCAGATCGCAACCTGAAACCTGAATCGGTACCGAAGCGTTCAGGCAAAATTGTCTGCGCGTGGCAGCAAGCCGAACAGAAGAAGCTCCTGAATGCCTTAAAAAGACTCACCAGGACCGCCACCGGCGACGGAGACGTCGACTACGCTTTCGTGAAAAAAAACGTGCCAACTCGATCTATTTCAGAG GTCCACTCTGTGGTGGAATCTCTGAAGAACAAAGTGATTTCACATGCAAGCTTTAAACTGAAAAGGaagcagtgggaggagaggagggtcagAAAGCCCATCGAGGTATGGACACAAATGGCTTCTGCTGTGGCTGGAACCCTTGAAGAACCCATTTCCACAGCTTTCTCTCAG aTGCTGATAGTCTCATCCACAGAGCCTCGCACCCTGAAGAACTGTGACCCTCCCCAGGTCCACAGACCACCCAAGGACAAAGACGGGTCTATTAGTCGAACCGTGCCTTTGAGACCAATGCTTCATTTGCCAGTCCAAG GTGAACATCCTGGAACCAACACAGCTCAGCCTCCCCATGTAGTCAAGACTGCAGCACCAAGCATGGGCCCTGTGCTTAGAGTGTCAAACAGCAAAATCCCTCCACCCCAGCAACAGCTTTCTACAACATTTGAAACCTCACCCGCTGCCATACTCACTGCGCCTTTAGCATTCCCACAGACTGTGACTCCAGCTACAGGACAAGTCAGACCCAGTTCTAGCCCTGCAGCAGTGGTAAACAGTATTGGCAGTTCTGTAATCCAGACTACCAAGCAGCCCTCAGAGCAACACCCCATCACCAATTCCACCACCTGTACTACACCATCCGCTGCTGCCTCTTCCAGTTCAGCCAACTCCAGCTGCTCCACACCACCAATGTCCACACCTGCTGCTGTATTGCACGCCAGGTTTGGTTGCACCAGCAAATATGCCACAAAAGACAGTCCCAGGATGGTTGGCGTCAAGTGTGTAGTGGACTTTGAGAGAATCTATCGCTACCTGAGTGTCATTCCCAAGTCGAATGAGGAGTGTAGTCTCACCCCCATGG AGAGTGCCATCGTATTGGATCTGTTGATGTCTCTGCCAGAGGAGCTTCCCCTGCTGGACTGCAACAAACTCCACAAACATTTGATCCAG GACCAGCCACACATTCAACCACCAACAAAGCAACATATTAGCCCCCGTCATCGCCTGTGCTCTAAGAACCACTGCCGAACCTATTAG